One Candidatus Sulfurimonas baltica DNA segment encodes these proteins:
- a CDS encoding alpha/beta hydrolase: MIYTLFLLFTFGVLAFVFYHWQYFMVFSPTYYREEELDDDFEILSIKTDDGVELEGVVYEPKSLYRKLPSINSTLLFFAGRSHDSVGLIKRLSLLFPHVRIITFNYRSYGKSGGVVNEKNLLDDSLKVAQIVKKNYGDFYVLGFSIGSLVAAYVASKMSVAGLFMVGPFDSIALLVKEKYGFNMPWILRYKFDKTKLVSKIDAKTYVFASKDDEITYIKNTRNLKQYVKNLVLYKEYEGLSHKELLWHEEVSKHINEVLE; the protein is encoded by the coding sequence ATGATATATACTCTATTTTTACTTTTTACGTTTGGTGTTTTAGCTTTTGTATTTTACCATTGGCAGTACTTTATGGTGTTTTCACCAACTTACTACCGTGAAGAAGAGCTAGACGATGACTTTGAAATACTTAGTATTAAGACAGATGATGGGGTTGAGCTTGAGGGTGTTGTCTATGAGCCAAAAAGTTTGTACAGAAAACTCCCCAGTATAAATTCGACACTTCTTTTTTTTGCAGGACGCTCTCACGACAGCGTAGGTCTTATTAAAAGACTCTCATTGTTGTTCCCACATGTAAGAATAATCACCTTCAACTACCGCTCTTACGGAAAAAGCGGTGGAGTTGTTAATGAAAAAAATCTCTTAGATGATTCTCTCAAAGTAGCTCAAATAGTTAAAAAAAATTATGGTGATTTTTATGTTTTAGGCTTCTCTATAGGCTCATTGGTTGCTGCTTATGTAGCGAGTAAAATGAGTGTTGCAGGTCTGTTTATGGTTGGACCGTTTGACTCTATTGCCTTACTTGTTAAAGAGAAGTACGGTTTTAATATGCCATGGATTTTGAGATATAAATTTGATAAAACTAAATTAGTCTCAAAAATAGATGCTAAGACTTATGTTTTTGCGAGCAAAGATGATGAAATAACATATATAAAAAATACAAGAAATTTAAAACAATATGTAAAAAACTTGGTACTCTACAAAGAGTATGAAGGGTTGTCACATAAAGAGCTTCTTTGGCATGAGGAAGTCTCAAAACATATAAATGAGGTGTTGGAATAA
- a CDS encoding TonB-dependent receptor plug domain-containing protein codes for MKLIFLLLLAIGLLHTEELDDLLGTYTHNSDLSQQTKLESGGAVTIFTRKDLDIMQAHSLKDLLKSHPIVRYKESRGGISDMFNKGSSAFFSSSSIRLYIDNQELVSSTFGSGITASNNINLDSIDHVEIYTRSPSYEFSTEPTYILIKLYSKTPERDRGGKLNLNYGNRGFNQQSAYYADELKDYSYVTYVSRSDDKKKEYSSHNIPIKRDSESNSFFGSIYTNYNKLQVMAGTSNLDTSIARSPTATYEVSTGHYDYLNIGYETTYFKNIFISVNNQFTHISGENKEAAAAGFDESPYSPDLDFDREEGVFTAEIKYTNESDYNRLIAGAKFRNKSFEMVEAKVDGVLSSKDDYSRQSISTIFLEERYSISDNNIISAATQYAIVDNNGGIKNEDLFQFRLSHTYIYEKFVFKSFAYRVESLVEPYIYVDFPWTERPLDNQVLNAISEEIKYIDGKNEIEFVATYGVTKNLFQQLPFAKNNLAVNPSGAFTNSKNDVKNISTFLEYTYNFDIDNKLVSNVSYADIRNFNNKSIAAFVRSLNRVGKFDIFNELVYNRNNINNKSYYDYSAGVKYRYTNDVILSLKGENIFNRGYEDSYYRVDPNTFLAEEPINISPVEQRFFISMEYMF; via the coding sequence ATGAAATTAATATTTTTATTATTATTAGCCATAGGATTACTACACACTGAAGAGCTGGACGACTTGTTAGGAACTTACACACACAATAGTGACCTTTCTCAACAGACAAAACTTGAAAGTGGTGGAGCAGTTACTATCTTCACAAGAAAAGATTTAGATATTATGCAGGCTCATAGTCTAAAAGATTTATTAAAATCACACCCCATTGTAAGATACAAAGAGAGTCGCGGCGGAATTTCTGATATGTTCAACAAGGGTTCTTCGGCATTTTTCTCAAGCAGTAGTATACGTTTATATATTGATAATCAAGAACTTGTATCATCAACATTTGGAAGCGGTATTACAGCTTCTAACAATATTAACCTAGATAGTATTGACCATGTTGAGATATATACACGCTCACCATCTTATGAATTCTCTACTGAGCCAACATATATACTAATTAAACTCTATTCAAAAACTCCTGAGCGTGACAGAGGCGGGAAGTTAAATCTAAACTATGGAAATCGTGGATTCAATCAACAATCTGCATATTATGCAGATGAGCTGAAGGACTACTCTTATGTTACATATGTATCTAGAAGTGATGACAAAAAAAAGGAGTATTCAAGTCATAATATTCCAATAAAGCGTGATTCTGAGAGTAATTCATTTTTTGGTTCAATATATACTAACTACAATAAACTCCAAGTTATGGCAGGAACATCAAATCTTGATACCTCTATAGCGAGAAGTCCCACAGCTACCTATGAGGTCTCAACAGGTCATTATGACTATTTAAATATAGGTTATGAGACAACATATTTTAAAAATATATTTATTTCTGTAAATAATCAATTCACGCATATCTCCGGAGAGAATAAAGAAGCTGCAGCTGCCGGTTTTGATGAGTCACCTTACTCTCCAGATCTTGATTTTGATAGAGAAGAGGGTGTTTTTACTGCAGAGATAAAGTATACAAATGAATCAGATTATAATCGCTTAATTGCCGGAGCAAAGTTTCGTAATAAAAGTTTTGAGATGGTAGAAGCTAAAGTTGATGGTGTTTTAAGTTCCAAGGATGATTATAGTAGACAATCTATTAGTACTATTTTCTTAGAAGAGAGATATAGCATCTCCGATAATAATATAATAAGCGCAGCTACCCAATATGCTATTGTAGATAATAACGGAGGGATTAAAAATGAAGATCTTTTTCAATTTCGTTTAAGTCACACATATATTTATGAAAAATTTGTTTTTAAATCTTTTGCATATAGAGTTGAGTCATTAGTTGAGCCTTATATATATGTAGATTTTCCATGGACTGAACGACCACTTGATAATCAAGTCTTAAATGCGATTAGTGAGGAGATAAAGTATATTGACGGAAAAAACGAAATAGAGTTTGTAGCTACCTACGGTGTTACCAAAAACTTATTTCAGCAACTCCCATTTGCAAAAAATAATCTTGCAGTTAACCCATCAGGAGCTTTTACAAACAGTAAAAATGATGTAAAAAACATATCTACATTTTTGGAATATACTTATAATTTTGACATAGACAATAAACTTGTCTCAAATGTTTCATATGCAGATATAAGAAATTTTAATAACAAATCTATTGCTGCTTTTGTCCGCTCACTAAATAGAGTTGGAAAGTTTGATATTTTTAATGAGTTGGTTTACAATAGAAACAATATAAATAATAAATCTTATTATGATTACAGTGCAGGTGTAAAATATCGTTATACGAATGACGTAATTCTTTCTTTAAAAGGTGAAAATATTTTTAATAGGGGTTATGAAGATAGTTATTATAGAGTTGATCCAAACACATTTTTAGCAGAAGAACCTATAAATATATCCCCCGTTGAACAACGGTTTTTTATCAGTATGGAGTATATGTTTTAA
- a CDS encoding LptF/LptG family permease, producing the protein MHELKKYIRDSLSVIFLSIFIPLFAIASVVFLIKLATYTAVIQLSIWEMTKLFFFIIPELLFYSLPISFFIAATLTLFKLSNDNEIVVLFALGIEPKFILKTLLKPAAMLCIILLFNFFVLFPHAKVLSKNFISYKTSEAKFNLSASEFGHKFGEWLLYIGSDNGDESYSDVILFNKKQNEEVLIGAKKAEIINDSGILRLKLSDGEGYSYSKDKFTQIDFQTMFINDTMKTNVLDYKKPVEYWLQSGAGYKKIFIINILLSLFPLISLFLVASIGIVHVRHQKGKIYLYLFLGILVYDVLAFGLQGKFSYYTIPLFITAWLAATYFIYRKTIVAKF; encoded by the coding sequence ATGCATGAACTAAAAAAATATATAAGAGACTCTTTATCTGTTATATTTTTATCTATTTTTATCCCTCTTTTTGCCATAGCTTCTGTAGTTTTTCTTATAAAGTTGGCTACATATACAGCTGTTATACAGCTGTCAATATGGGAGATGACAAAACTCTTTTTTTTCATAATCCCTGAACTGCTGTTTTATTCGCTTCCTATCTCTTTTTTTATAGCCGCTACCTTAACCCTGTTTAAACTCTCAAATGACAATGAGATTGTTGTGCTGTTTGCACTCGGCATAGAGCCTAAGTTTATACTAAAAACATTGCTAAAACCTGCAGCTATGCTATGTATTATTCTTTTATTTAATTTTTTCGTACTTTTTCCACATGCCAAAGTTCTATCAAAAAACTTTATTTCATATAAGACAAGTGAAGCAAAATTCAATCTCTCAGCTTCGGAATTTGGTCATAAATTTGGTGAATGGCTACTCTATATTGGAAGCGATAACGGGGATGAAAGCTACTCTGATGTTATTTTATTTAATAAAAAACAAAATGAAGAGGTTTTAATAGGGGCAAAAAAAGCAGAAATTATTAATGACTCTGGAATTTTGCGATTAAAACTGAGCGATGGGGAGGGTTACAGCTATTCGAAAGATAAGTTTACACAAATAGACTTTCAAACAATGTTTATTAACGATACAATGAAAACGAATGTTCTAGATTATAAAAAACCTGTTGAGTACTGGCTTCAAAGTGGTGCTGGTTACAAAAAAATATTTATAATAAATATTTTACTTAGTCTCTTTCCTTTGATAAGCCTGTTTTTGGTTGCAAGCATAGGAATTGTACATGTAAGACATCAAAAAGGGAAAATATATCTATACTTATTTTTGGGAATTTTAGTTTATGATGTTCTTGCTTTTGGGTTGCAGGGTAAATTTTCATACTATACTATTCCATTGTTTATTACCGCTTGGCTAGCTGCAACATATTTCATCTACAGAAAAACGATTGTTGCAAAGTTTTAG
- the truA gene encoding tRNA pseudouridine(38-40) synthase TruA, with translation MRCALTIAYDGTNFLGSQTQKSSPNTILGNLEHVLHKLHVDSKIIASGRTDRGVHATGQVCHVDLPEFWNDLVKLKKVLNEMLPNSIVIKHIKEVESEFHARYSAKKRVYRYLIKQGDSNPFEGNYVTFVDSIDFNSVEKNIKLFRGEFDFKYFMKTGSDVNSTCRTIYRAFAYKHKGYIVLHFEGNGFLRSQIRLIVGALLTLDADKIIQKLQCVENHKLKPAKCNGLYLAKIKY, from the coding sequence ATGAGATGTGCTTTAACAATAGCCTATGACGGCACAAATTTTCTAGGTTCACAGACACAAAAAAGCTCTCCAAACACCATACTTGGAAATCTGGAACATGTACTTCACAAACTACATGTAGATTCAAAGATTATAGCCAGCGGAAGAACAGACAGAGGTGTCCATGCCACAGGTCAGGTTTGCCATGTTGATTTACCGGAGTTTTGGAATGACCTTGTAAAACTTAAAAAAGTTCTAAATGAGATGCTTCCAAACTCAATTGTTATCAAACATATAAAAGAGGTTGAGAGTGAGTTTCATGCCAGATATAGTGCTAAAAAAAGAGTTTATAGATACCTGATAAAACAAGGCGATAGCAATCCTTTTGAGGGTAACTATGTTACATTTGTTGATTCTATAGATTTCAATAGTGTTGAGAAAAATATAAAGCTCTTTAGAGGTGAATTTGACTTTAAATATTTTATGAAAACAGGAAGTGATGTAAACTCTACATGTAGGACTATTTACAGAGCGTTTGCTTATAAGCATAAAGGGTATATAGTCCTACATTTCGAAGGAAACGGCTTTTTAAGAAGTCAGATAAGGCTTATTGTTGGAGCACTCCTTACACTAGATGCAGATAAGATTATTCAAAAGCTACAATGCGTAGAGAATCACAAGCTTAAACCTGCTAAATGCAATGGTCTTTATTTAGCCAAAATTAAATACTAA
- a CDS encoding ElyC/SanA/YdcF family protein, with translation MEFGFFLKKFITFFVEPFGMILIAFAIGFYFLFNAKYRVAKVFLGFALGLLLLFSYHPFSNFLVKNLENQYPKYWYKEKIKYIHVLGSGHNTDESQPLSSQVASKRVLEGVIIHLQTPNSKLIFTGYEGDTNVSNAQMNASLALALGVKSENIIVNPKPKDTKEEAIFTKSLIGDEAFVLVTSASHMPRSVKLFKSLGLNPIAAPTDFHKRDVNLYFTPPDIDNLYDSKIAMHEYFGILWSMLKK, from the coding sequence ATGGAATTTGGATTTTTTTTAAAGAAGTTTATAACTTTTTTTGTTGAGCCTTTTGGCATGATACTTATAGCTTTTGCTATTGGCTTTTATTTTTTGTTTAATGCAAAGTATAGAGTTGCAAAAGTTTTTCTAGGCTTTGCGCTTGGGCTTTTACTCCTTTTTTCATACCATCCGTTTTCAAACTTTTTAGTGAAAAATTTGGAAAACCAATATCCAAAATATTGGTATAAAGAAAAAATAAAATATATACATGTATTGGGAAGCGGACATAACACAGATGAATCTCAGCCATTATCATCACAAGTTGCAAGTAAACGAGTGCTTGAGGGTGTTATAATCCATCTGCAAACACCAAATTCTAAACTTATATTTACAGGTTATGAGGGGGATACAAATGTTTCCAATGCCCAGATGAATGCCTCTTTGGCTCTTGCGCTGGGTGTTAAGTCTGAAAATATTATAGTAAATCCAAAACCAAAAGATACAAAGGAGGAGGCTATTTTTACGAAAAGTTTGATTGGAGATGAAGCTTTTGTCCTTGTAACATCGGCAAGCCATATGCCTAGATCTGTAAAGCTTTTTAAATCACTTGGCTTAAACCCAATTGCTGCACCTACTGACTTTCATAAAAGAGATGTTAACCTGTATTTTACACCACCCGACATTGACAACCTGTATGACTCAAAAATTGCCATGCATGAATATTTCGGAATTTTATGGAGTATGTTGAAAAAGTAA
- a CDS encoding sensor histidine kinase yields MFKFKTIQTKVISLSFAIIISFFGINFLFQLHKIKEYAFEVIQSSNSIVNDLLVEHTSAYVYNQDKVNIQLSIDSINSDYINSVYILDKDGVILAKNKSSNIVHEVHPRFEALLKEEEKSIKNTEEYIVLNTFSVLDVPIGYMIVEANLDAYYDYVKRETTEFIIEGLLLIGIFFIISYFVAKSIVLPIEDIVRKLQDTKDDDFLIFPTQDQKEFQYLGVNIANKHNKLLESKSNLNTIFNMTTDGIAVIDKNTNFLFVNRALSEITGYSKNRLLEISFLEFISADFKDEMVDNIKDVFYKGSHHNFQSSCIVNHDNIVDAIISMSLMPDRKTIMLVLKDVTQENQYKREKLEQERKFIEQTRMAQMGEMISMIAHQWRQPLSSISATSMNMMIKIQLGEYNLETKEGRDECENSFVGQLEKIEIYTQNLTTTINDFRNFYKPNKLPVLTSLKSVVEKSLKIIEGSLHNDNINIIYDYNFNEKIELYDSELMQVVLNIFKNAQDNFKEKGIEKPLIKITTKERSLIICDNGGGIPEEIMKNIFDPYFSTKDEKNGTGLGLYMSKTIVEDHHKGSLHVDNQEAVEGEGIGACFTIKLNLSSQSMEG; encoded by the coding sequence ATGTTTAAATTCAAAACTATACAGACTAAGGTGATATCTCTTTCATTCGCCATTATTATCTCGTTTTTTGGTATTAATTTTTTGTTTCAGCTTCATAAAATAAAGGAGTATGCGTTTGAAGTTATTCAGAGCAGTAATAGCATTGTAAATGATTTACTTGTTGAGCATACAAGCGCATATGTTTACAATCAAGACAAAGTAAATATTCAGCTAAGCATTGATTCCATTAACAGTGATTATATAAATTCCGTATATATTCTTGACAAAGATGGAGTTATTTTAGCAAAAAACAAATCATCCAATATTGTTCATGAGGTACACCCCAGATTTGAGGCACTTTTGAAAGAAGAAGAGAAAAGTATTAAAAATACAGAGGAATACATAGTCTTAAACACCTTCTCTGTGTTGGATGTCCCTATCGGTTATATGATCGTTGAGGCTAATTTGGATGCTTATTATGATTACGTAAAAAGAGAGACAACAGAGTTTATTATTGAAGGGTTGTTACTCATCGGTATATTTTTTATAATCTCTTATTTTGTAGCAAAATCTATAGTTTTGCCGATAGAGGATATTGTTAGAAAATTGCAAGATACAAAAGATGATGATTTTTTGATATTTCCTACTCAAGATCAAAAAGAGTTTCAGTATCTTGGGGTAAATATTGCCAATAAGCACAATAAACTCCTTGAGTCAAAATCAAATTTAAATACAATTTTCAATATGACTACAGACGGAATTGCAGTTATTGATAAAAATACAAACTTTCTTTTTGTAAACAGAGCCTTGAGTGAGATTACCGGATACTCAAAAAACAGACTCCTTGAGATATCTTTTCTTGAGTTTATATCTGCGGATTTTAAAGACGAGATGGTAGATAATATTAAAGATGTGTTTTATAAAGGGTCACACCATAATTTTCAAAGCAGCTGTATTGTTAATCATGATAATATTGTCGATGCAATTATTAGCATGAGTCTGATGCCCGACAGAAAAACAATTATGCTTGTTTTAAAGGATGTGACTCAAGAGAACCAATATAAAAGAGAAAAGCTAGAGCAAGAGCGTAAGTTTATAGAGCAGACAAGAATGGCTCAAATGGGAGAGATGATAAGCATGATTGCCCATCAGTGGAGACAACCGCTCTCTTCAATCTCTGCAACGTCCATGAATATGATGATTAAAATTCAACTTGGAGAGTACAACCTAGAGACGAAAGAGGGGAGAGATGAGTGTGAAAACTCCTTTGTAGGGCAGCTTGAAAAAATTGAAATATATACACAAAACCTAACTACTACAATAAATGATTTTAGAAATTTTTATAAACCAAACAAGTTGCCTGTGCTCACATCACTCAAGAGTGTTGTAGAAAAATCTTTAAAAATAATCGAAGGTTCACTTCATAATGACAATATTAATATTATCTATGATTACAATTTTAATGAAAAAATAGAACTTTATGACAGTGAACTTATGCAAGTTGTTTTGAATATATTTAAAAATGCTCAGGACAATTTTAAAGAAAAGGGTATTGAGAAACCGCTGATTAAAATAACCACAAAAGAAAGAAGTTTAATTATTTGCGACAATGGCGGCGGAATACCGGAAGAAATCATGAAAAATATATTTGATCCGTATTTTTCAACAAAAGACGAAAAAAATGGAACAGGGCTTGGACTCTATATGTCCAAAACAATTGTAGAAGACCACCACAAAGGAAGCCTACATGTAGATAATCAAGAGGCTGTAGAGGGAGAGGGTATTGGCGCTTGTTTTACAATAAAGCTTAATTTGTCTTCACAATCGATGGAGGGTTAG